A stretch of Coxiella endosymbiont of Amblyomma sculptum DNA encodes these proteins:
- the panB gene encoding 3-methyl-2-oxobutanoate hydroxymethyltransferase encodes MNTNDFQCMKENNKKISMVTCYDYWSACIIAKSQVDCVLVGDSLAMVMYGYSTTIPTTVDMVAQHIRAVAMGIPNKFIVGDMPFCSYRKNLSFSMESAEKLMRSGANAIKLEGADGNLELIRHIVKSGIPVMGHLGLTPQSVHTIGGFKVQGKDPETADELKQDSKSLEDAGCFALVLECIPHLLAKEVTYSIAIPTIGIGAGPYTSGQILVLQDLLGMNTFRPKFLKKFLNGFELVQKALDDFDQEVKASNFPDIKKHCY; translated from the coding sequence ATGAATACCAACGATTTTCAGTGTATGAAAGAAAATAACAAAAAGATCAGTATGGTGACTTGTTACGATTATTGGTCTGCTTGTATTATCGCAAAAAGTCAAGTCGATTGCGTCCTAGTAGGTGATAGTCTCGCTATGGTTATGTATGGTTATTCAACTACTATTCCAACAACTGTAGATATGGTAGCACAACACATTCGAGCGGTAGCAATGGGTATTCCTAATAAGTTTATTGTTGGAGATATGCCTTTTTGTTCTTATCGGAAAAACCTGTCCTTTAGTATGGAATCTGCCGAAAAACTCATGCGATCGGGAGCTAATGCCATCAAATTAGAAGGCGCTGACGGAAATTTAGAACTAATTCGCCACATCGTAAAATCAGGTATTCCTGTTATGGGACATCTTGGATTAACACCGCAATCTGTACATACTATTGGTGGTTTTAAGGTTCAAGGAAAAGATCCAGAAACAGCTGATGAATTAAAACAGGATTCCAAATCTCTGGAAGATGCGGGGTGTTTTGCTCTTGTATTGGAATGTATACCGCATCTTCTAGCCAAGGAAGTAACGTATTCTATCGCTATTCCTACTATTGGTATTGGAGCGGGGCCCTACACTTCTGGACAAATTCTCGTACTTCAAGATCTTTTGGGCATGAACACCTTTAGACCCAAGTTTTTGAAAAAATTTCTGAACGGTTTCGAACTCGTCCAAAAAGCATTGGACGATTTTGATCAAGAAGTAAAAGCTTCAAATTTCCCAGATATCAAAAAACACTGCTATTGA
- the prfB gene encoding peptide chain release factor 2 (programmed frameshift), producing the protein MLEMRALIEKLDDLKIHSRDLRGVFDFNCKKTQLSEIRRELEDPNLWNDPKKAQLLNQKHSKLESLVQQYDNLEQEISDAASLVFLLKEEDDESLRKELHHEIERLKNKIKKMLLQQMFPKKTDLQNAYLDIQSGSGGTEAQDWAEMLLRMYLRWGAKHEFVATVLEISPGEIAGIKSATVKFEGEYSYGWLRTETGIHRLVRKSPFDSGNRRHTSFASVFVSPEEIEEDTDVKISPASLRIDTYRASGAGGQHVNRTDSAVRITHIPTGIVVQCQSDRSQHKNKSQAMKQLQAKLYKLKMMKKNEEKSALESSKSEITWGSQIRSYVLDTSRVRDLRTGMEIGNAQAVLDGNIDPFIESYLKKKK; encoded by the exons ATGTTGGAAATGAGGGCATTGATTGAGAAACTTGATGATCTTAAAATTCATAGTCGAGATTTGAGG GGTGTCTTTGACTTTAATTGTAAGAAAACACAATTATCGGAAATTCGGCGCGAATTAGAAGATCCAAATCTTTGGAACGATCCTAAAAAAGCTCAGTTATTAAATCAAAAACATTCGAAATTGGAATCTCTTGTGCAACAATATGACAATCTCGAACAAGAAATTAGTGATGCGGCTTCGTTAGTTTTTCTTCTTAAAGAAGAAGACGACGAAAGTTTGCGTAAAGAATTGCACCATGAAATCGAACGCCTTAAGAACAAAATTAAGAAGATGTTGTTGCAACAAATGTTCCCTAAGAAAACCGATCTACAAAACGCTTATCTTGATATTCAATCAGGTTCTGGTGGAACAGAAGCCCAAGATTGGGCAGAAATGCTTCTTCGTATGTATTTGCGTTGGGGGGCTAAACACGAATTTGTTGCTACTGTGTTGGAAATTTCTCCAGGAGAGATAGCAGGAATTAAAAGCGCTACAGTAAAATTTGAAGGAGAATATTCTTATGGATGGTTGCGTACTGAAACAGGTATTCACCGGTTGGTTCGTAAGTCGCCTTTTGATTCCGGAAATCGTAGGCATACTTCTTTTGCTTCTGTATTCGTTTCTCCAGAAGAAATAGAAGAAGATACCGATGTTAAAATTAGTCCTGCTTCGTTACGAATTGATACTTATCGCGCTAGCGGGGCCGGGGGTCAACATGTGAATCGAACAGATTCAGCCGTTCGAATTACGCATATACCCACCGGTATTGTTGTTCAGTGCCAGAGTGATCGGTCACAACACAAAAATAAATCTCAAGCAATGAAACAGCTGCAAGCTAAGCTCTATAAGTTGAAAATGATGAAAAAAAATGAAGAAAAATCTGCTCTTGAATCTTCTAAGTCAGAAATTACTTGGGGAAGTCAAATTCGTTCTTATGTTTTAGATACATCTCGGGTGAGGGATTTGAGAACAGGAATGGAGATCGGTAATGCTCAAGCAGTTTTGGACGGAAATATTGATCCGTTCATTGAGTCGTATCTAAAGAAGAAAAAATAG
- the lysS gene encoding lysine--tRNA ligase, which translates to MLIPNERTMNEQILKRQLKLDRLRKTGLAYPNDFRRDSLASHIHTTYDQCTKEDLEREIVSVKMAGRMMTRRLMGKSGFAHIQDMTGRIQIYITQHSVPNDDFSEFRNWDLGDIVGVEGELFKTKTGELSVRAKKIRLLTKSLRPLPDKFHGLQDQEHRVRRRYLDLIVNESSRRLFQMRSYIVTQIRSFLDSRGFMEVETPMMHPVLGGAAARPFETHHNAMNMDLYLRIAPEMYLKRLVVGGFENVYEINRNFRNEGISSQHNPEFTMLEFYQAYTTYKEMMLLTEEIMRYLAKKIFGRLQIVYQNIEIDLSKPFFHLSLREAILKFNPTIKSAQIDDVHEAVALSGQHEIAIPKHYGLGKIQMELFKKLVEGKLQQPIFITHFPKEVSPLARSSETNSFVTDRFEFYVGGREIANGFSELNDPEDQADRFCEQLKSRNSGDLEAMDFDEDYITALEYGLPPTGGEGIGIDRLVMLFTDRPSVRDVILFPLLRTSHKRG; encoded by the coding sequence ATGCTAATACCAAATGAAAGAACAATGAACGAACAAATTCTAAAACGCCAACTGAAGCTTGATAGACTACGAAAAACAGGTTTAGCTTATCCTAATGATTTCAGAAGAGACAGTTTAGCGTCTCATATACATACCACATACGACCAATGTACGAAAGAGGATTTGGAACGAGAAATTGTCTCTGTTAAAATGGCAGGACGTATGATGACTCGTCGTCTCATGGGAAAATCCGGTTTTGCTCATATTCAAGATATGACAGGACGCATTCAGATTTATATCACTCAACATAGTGTACCTAACGACGATTTCTCTGAGTTTAGAAATTGGGATCTTGGGGACATTGTTGGAGTTGAAGGAGAGCTTTTCAAAACAAAAACCGGAGAATTATCTGTCAGAGCTAAAAAAATTCGATTATTGACCAAATCGTTGCGTCCATTACCCGATAAATTTCACGGACTTCAAGACCAAGAACACCGCGTTCGGCGACGTTATCTTGATTTGATCGTCAACGAGTCGTCTCGCCGTTTATTCCAAATGCGCTCGTATATTGTAACACAAATTCGTAGTTTTTTAGACAGTCGTGGATTTATGGAAGTCGAAACCCCGATGATGCACCCTGTATTGGGAGGTGCAGCGGCGCGCCCTTTTGAAACACATCACAACGCAATGAATATGGATCTGTATTTGCGTATTGCTCCTGAAATGTATTTAAAACGTCTAGTCGTTGGCGGTTTCGAAAATGTTTATGAGATAAATCGCAACTTTCGTAATGAAGGCATTTCGAGTCAACACAATCCAGAATTTACTATGTTGGAATTTTATCAAGCTTATACAACATACAAAGAGATGATGCTGCTTACTGAAGAAATTATGAGATATTTGGCTAAGAAAATTTTTGGTCGACTGCAAATAGTCTATCAAAATATCGAAATTGATTTGAGTAAACCCTTCTTTCATTTGTCTTTGCGTGAGGCGATCCTGAAATTTAATCCCACTATAAAGAGTGCTCAAATTGATGATGTTCATGAAGCCGTCGCATTATCCGGACAACATGAAATCGCTATCCCAAAGCATTATGGCTTAGGAAAAATTCAAATGGAACTATTCAAGAAACTTGTCGAAGGAAAATTGCAACAACCTATTTTCATTACTCACTTTCCTAAAGAAGTGTCACCATTAGCCCGAAGCAGTGAGACCAACAGTTTCGTTACGGATCGTTTTGAATTCTATGTCGGAGGTCGAGAGATTGCGAACGGATTTTCCGAATTGAACGATCCAGAAGACCAAGCAGATCGTTTTTGCGAACAACTAAAATCTCGAAATTCAGGAGATTTGGAAGCAATGGATTTTGATGAAGACTACATTACAGCGTTGGAATATGGTTTGCCTCCTACTGGAGGTGAAGGCATTGGTATCGATCGTTTAGTAATGCTCTTTACCGATAGACCGTCTGTTCGAGACGTAATTTTATTTCCGCTTTTACGCACTTCCCACAAAAGGGGGTAA
- the ygfZ gene encoding CAF17-like 4Fe-4S cluster assembly/insertion protein YgfZ yields the protein MCVYTIPLDFFSAIVVCGANSEIFLQSQLTCDVRKVTKNQGSFGACCDYKGRIVSNFYVAYQAGENYYLFLPKSMVFCAIDHLEKYSILSKVELSTVNDLTTCAQLPNSVETVAVEENFWRSWNVEIGLVWIYPQTRTKLIPQMINLQRWGEALSFTKGCYIGQEIIARTHYLGKLKRRLYRASVICHSLPEPGAKLRNQNSQNVGIIVEAASKKNKEHKLLAVLQDTAIENDILFDHSVLETISVV from the coding sequence ATGTGTGTGTATACTATCCCGTTAGATTTTTTTTCGGCTATAGTTGTTTGTGGTGCCAACTCCGAGATTTTTTTGCAAAGTCAACTTACTTGCGACGTAAGAAAGGTTACAAAAAATCAGGGGTCGTTCGGTGCGTGCTGCGATTACAAGGGAAGAATAGTTTCGAATTTTTATGTTGCATATCAAGCAGGAGAAAATTATTATCTTTTCCTCCCGAAGTCGATGGTTTTTTGCGCTATTGATCATTTGGAAAAGTATTCCATTCTTTCCAAAGTAGAATTATCGACTGTCAATGATTTAACAACATGCGCTCAACTTCCAAATAGTGTCGAAACGGTCGCAGTTGAGGAAAATTTTTGGAGATCTTGGAACGTCGAAATTGGTTTGGTGTGGATTTATCCACAAACCAGAACTAAATTGATCCCACAAATGATAAATTTGCAACGATGGGGGGAAGCGCTGAGTTTTACTAAAGGATGTTATATTGGTCAAGAAATTATTGCTCGTACCCATTACCTAGGAAAATTAAAACGTCGCCTTTATCGTGCTAGTGTCATCTGCCACAGTTTACCAGAACCTGGAGCTAAATTGAGAAATCAAAACAGTCAGAATGTGGGAATTATCGTTGAAGCAGCTTCAAAAAAAAATAAAGAACATAAACTACTGGCCGTTTTACAAGACACTGCCATCGAAAACGATATTCTTTTCGATCACTCTGTACTGGAAACTATTTCCGTTGTATAG
- the rplS gene encoding 50S ribosomal protein L19, whose product MKKIIQILEQEQMQDKDIPLFRSGDNVVVHIRIKESDRERLQAFEGIVIARRNRGLNSSFTVRKISHGEGVERVFQLYSPLIASISVKRRGNVRRAKLYYLRNLQGRKARVKEKI is encoded by the coding sequence ATGAAAAAAATTATCCAAATTTTGGAACAAGAACAAATGCAGGATAAGGACATACCTCTTTTTCGTTCTGGAGATAATGTTGTAGTGCACATCAGAATAAAAGAAAGCGATCGAGAACGACTGCAAGCTTTCGAAGGAATAGTAATCGCTCGCCGTAATCGTGGACTCAATTCGTCTTTTACTGTACGGAAAATTTCCCACGGAGAGGGTGTCGAACGCGTTTTTCAATTGTACAGTCCATTGATCGCTTCTATTAGTGTAAAACGTCGAGGAAATGTGCGACGTGCAAAACTGTATTATCTACGAAATTTGCAAGGCCGAAAAGCGCGCGTTAAGGAAAAAATATAA
- the trmD gene encoding tRNA (guanosine(37)-N1)-methyltransferase TrmD, whose protein sequence is MAVGVITLFPRMFEALEYGIVGRALKLGFLSLRFWNPREHATDIHRRVDDRPYGGGPGMVMKFEPLASAIKLAKSTLGGNATVVHLSPQGTLLTQEIIKKQAQDSKPMILLSSRYEGIDERLLEAEVDEEWSIGNYVVSGGELPAMVLIDALTRILPGVLKNTNSVLQDSFTSGLLGFPQYTRPETTADRQVPRILLSGNHAEIHRWRLKKALGKTWRRHQDLVEKRSLSKDEQKLLDEFIKESKQESKNLKKRNIKG, encoded by the coding sequence TTGGCCGTTGGTGTTATCACTCTTTTTCCTAGAATGTTTGAAGCACTTGAGTATGGAATAGTTGGACGAGCTCTCAAACTTGGTTTTTTGTCGTTGCGTTTTTGGAATCCACGAGAACACGCTACAGATATCCACCGCAGGGTAGACGACCGACCTTATGGTGGTGGTCCGGGAATGGTTATGAAATTTGAGCCTTTGGCTTCCGCTATAAAATTGGCTAAATCGACGTTGGGTGGAAATGCTACAGTTGTTCATCTCTCTCCGCAAGGGACATTGTTGACTCAAGAAATTATAAAGAAACAAGCGCAAGATTCCAAACCTATGATCCTTCTATCAAGTCGTTATGAAGGAATTGACGAACGTTTGCTTGAAGCTGAAGTGGATGAAGAATGGTCAATTGGAAATTATGTTGTCAGTGGTGGAGAATTGCCGGCTATGGTTCTAATTGATGCTTTAACTCGTATACTTCCAGGAGTTTTAAAAAATACAAATTCTGTATTACAAGACTCGTTTACTTCTGGATTGTTAGGTTTCCCTCAATATACACGACCAGAAACAACAGCAGATCGTCAAGTTCCCAGAATATTGCTCAGTGGCAACCACGCGGAAATCCATCGTTGGCGACTTAAAAAAGCACTAGGTAAAACTTGGAGGCGACATCAAGATCTTGTGGAGAAGCGCTCTCTAAGTAAGGATGAACAAAAATTACTTGACGAATTTATTAAAGAATCTAAACAAGAATCTAAAAATCTAAAAAAAAGGAATATTAAAGGATGA
- the rpsP gene encoding 30S ribosomal protein S16, translating to MLLCTTKVQGIEVVVVRLARRGRKKNPFFHIVVTDNRMPRDGRIIEQLGYYNPVARKNDVQFQVKKDRADYWIRQGAVVSFRVRYLIRQFEKSLKKSQI from the coding sequence ATGCTGCTTTGTACAACTAAAGTACAGGGTATTGAAGTGGTAGTGGTTCGTCTCGCCCGTAGGGGTAGGAAAAAAAATCCGTTTTTTCACATTGTGGTGACTGACAATCGTATGCCTCGTGATGGTCGGATTATTGAACAGTTGGGTTATTACAACCCCGTAGCAAGAAAAAATGATGTACAGTTTCAAGTCAAGAAGGACCGCGCCGATTATTGGATACGACAAGGTGCTGTAGTATCCTTTCGAGTTAGATATCTCATTAGACAATTTGAGAAATCATTAAAAAAATCTCAAATTTGA